From one Oceanimonas doudoroffii genomic stretch:
- a CDS encoding Zn-dependent hydrolase has protein sequence MTIAINQPLTTDALRVDGSRLWASLMDLARVGATPKGGNCRLALTDEDRQGRDLVAGWLRDTGLDIRVDRLGNIFARRPGRNNDLPPVVTGSHIDTQPTGGRFDGNYGVLAGLEVMRVLNEQSITTEAPMEVVIWTNEEGSRFVPVMMGSGAFAGMFTPEAALAARDHDGISVADELTRIGYAGDMPVGGRTLGAYFEAHIEQGPVLEKEQLQVGVVTGSLGLSWFDVVVTGQEAHAGPTPMEYRRDALQTACALVSDILTLAEPHAPHGRVTCGEFRVFPNSRNVIPGRVNFSVDLRHLEPAVLTAMEQRLRELCELCDTQGNNAGIEVELLEVQRIPPTPFAPKLVERVRACAEALAIPHRDMVTGAGHDAVYISRVAPTAMIFVPCVDGISHNECEDAKPEDLEAGANILLHAMLQTAEPIHPTDQAQ, from the coding sequence ATGACGATTGCAATAAACCAACCACTGACAACCGATGCGCTGCGTGTTGACGGCAGCCGCCTATGGGCATCACTGATGGATCTGGCGCGTGTGGGCGCCACGCCCAAGGGCGGCAACTGCCGGCTGGCGTTAACCGATGAGGATCGCCAGGGCCGTGATCTGGTGGCCGGCTGGCTGCGGGACACGGGGCTGGATATTCGGGTTGACCGACTCGGCAATATCTTTGCCCGTCGCCCGGGCCGCAATAATGATCTGCCGCCGGTGGTGACCGGCAGCCATATTGATACCCAGCCCACCGGAGGGCGCTTTGACGGCAACTACGGCGTGCTGGCCGGCCTGGAAGTAATGCGGGTGCTGAACGAGCAGAGCATCACCACCGAAGCGCCGATGGAAGTGGTGATCTGGACCAATGAAGAAGGCAGCCGCTTTGTGCCGGTGATGATGGGCTCCGGCGCCTTCGCCGGCATGTTCACCCCCGAGGCGGCCCTGGCGGCGCGGGATCATGATGGCATCAGTGTCGCCGATGAACTGACCCGCATCGGCTACGCCGGAGACATGCCGGTGGGCGGACGCACCCTCGGGGCCTACTTTGAAGCCCATATTGAACAGGGGCCGGTATTGGAAAAAGAACAGCTGCAAGTGGGCGTAGTGACCGGCTCACTGGGCCTCAGCTGGTTCGATGTGGTGGTGACCGGCCAGGAGGCCCACGCCGGACCTACGCCGATGGAATACCGTCGGGACGCCCTGCAGACCGCCTGCGCCCTGGTCAGCGATATCCTGACCCTGGCCGAGCCCCATGCCCCTCATGGCCGGGTGACCTGCGGCGAGTTCCGGGTATTCCCCAATTCGCGCAATGTAATTCCCGGGCGGGTGAACTTCAGTGTCGATCTGCGCCACCTCGAGCCGGCGGTGCTGACCGCGATGGAGCAACGACTGCGTGAACTGTGTGAACTGTGTGACACCCAGGGTAATAACGCCGGCATCGAGGTGGAACTGCTCGAGGTGCAGCGCATTCCGCCGACGCCCTTTGCCCCGAAGCTGGTTGAACGGGTTCGCGCCTGTGCCGAGGCGCTGGCCATTCCTCACCGTGATATGGTGACCGGTGCCGGCCATGACGCCGTTTATATCAGCCGGGTGGCCCCCACCGCCATGATCTTTGTGCCCTGTGTCGATGGCATCAGCCACAACGAATGCGAAGACGCCAAACCCGAGGACCTTGAAGCCGGCGCCAATATACTGTTGCATGCCATGCTGCAAACTGCCGAGCCCATTCACCCCACTGACCAGGCGCAGTAG
- a CDS encoding aldehyde dehydrogenase: MHDLTYWERLASRLEIPTGAYIDGAYMAAADGATFTARNPATGEALAEVTACGQQDIDRAVAAARRSFESGSWSRRAPRERKATLLRFAALIERHAEELALLQTLEMGKPIADSLSFDLAETARCVAWYAEALDKQYDEIAPTADHVHATLTHEALGVVAAVTPWNFPLMISAWKFAPALAMGNSVVLKPAEQSSLSILRLAALAGEAGLPDGVFNVTPGLGAVAGQALGRHMDVDCLAFTGSTATGKRFMHYSGDSNLKRVWLECGGKSPHIVFDDCKDLAAAARAAAAGIFTNQGEVCIAGSRLYVQDAIYDEFLSLLTAAAAQMQPGNPLDPNSPMGAMVDATQYRRVQDYIALAQDEGMKLLSGGNTTAPVAGGWYLPPTILEGRHDQTLMRDEVFGPVLGVTRFTGEEEVIALANDSVYGLGAGLWTRDLGRAHRVSKRLRAGLVWVNCYADGDISVPFGGVKQSGFGRDKSLHALSKYADLKTTWMHLD, from the coding sequence TTGCATGATCTGACTTACTGGGAGCGACTGGCCAGCCGGCTGGAGATCCCTACCGGCGCCTATATTGACGGCGCCTATATGGCCGCCGCCGACGGCGCCACCTTTACCGCCCGCAATCCGGCCACCGGCGAAGCCCTGGCGGAAGTGACCGCCTGCGGCCAGCAGGACATTGACCGTGCCGTGGCCGCCGCCCGCCGCAGCTTTGAATCCGGCAGCTGGTCCCGGCGCGCGCCCCGTGAGCGCAAGGCGACCCTGCTGCGCTTTGCCGCCCTGATTGAACGGCACGCGGAAGAGCTGGCCCTGTTACAGACCCTGGAGATGGGCAAGCCCATCGCCGACAGCCTGAGCTTTGATCTGGCGGAAACCGCACGCTGCGTGGCCTGGTATGCCGAGGCCCTCGACAAGCAGTATGATGAGATAGCACCGACCGCCGACCATGTACACGCCACCCTGACCCACGAGGCGCTCGGCGTGGTGGCTGCCGTCACCCCGTGGAATTTCCCGCTGATGATCAGCGCCTGGAAGTTTGCCCCGGCACTGGCCATGGGCAACAGTGTGGTGCTCAAGCCCGCCGAGCAGTCCAGCCTCAGTATTCTGCGGCTGGCGGCCCTGGCCGGCGAGGCCGGGCTGCCGGACGGGGTATTCAATGTCACGCCGGGGCTGGGCGCCGTGGCCGGCCAGGCCCTGGGCCGGCATATGGATGTCGACTGCCTGGCCTTTACCGGCTCCACCGCAACCGGCAAGCGCTTTATGCACTACTCCGGTGACTCCAACCTCAAAAGGGTCTGGCTCGAGTGCGGCGGCAAGTCTCCCCATATCGTGTTTGATGACTGCAAGGATCTGGCGGCGGCGGCCCGGGCCGCTGCCGCCGGCATCTTTACCAACCAGGGCGAGGTCTGCATTGCCGGCTCCCGACTCTATGTTCAGGATGCCATCTATGACGAGTTCTTGTCGCTGTTGACGGCGGCGGCGGCGCAAATGCAGCCGGGCAACCCACTGGACCCCAACTCCCCCATGGGCGCCATGGTGGATGCCACCCAATACCGGCGGGTGCAGGACTATATTGCCCTGGCCCAGGATGAAGGCATGAAACTGCTGTCCGGTGGCAATACCACGGCACCGGTTGCCGGAGGCTGGTATCTGCCGCCAACCATACTGGAAGGTCGGCATGACCAGACCCTGATGCGTGACGAGGTATTCGGTCCCGTGTTGGGGGTGACCCGCTTTACCGGCGAAGAAGAGGTCATCGCCCTGGCCAATGATTCCGTATATGGCCTGGGCGCCGGTTTGTGGACTCGGGATCTCGGCCGCGCGCATCGAGTTTCGAAACGACTGCGGGCCGGCCTGGTGTGGGTGAACTGTTATGCCGATGGCGATATCAGCGTGCCCTTTGGTGGCGTCAAGCAATCCGGGTTCGGACGCGACAAGTCGCTCCATGCCCTGAGCAAATATGCCGATCTCAAAACCACCTGGATGCACCTGGATTAG
- a CDS encoding sodium:solute symporter family protein, whose protein sequence is MFSAADTFVLSVVVVLCALGLIGLSYYFFRQIKTYDDFNMAGRATGMFPMICTLVGTAVGGSTLLGFMSKGFQQGLGQMWLPGAITIAGILLLFLVRRIRAYGERFKMVTLADFMVNRYGDGARLPTVISMVCAYSAITGMQFVAIATVLNLLFDLKMAHGIMLTWLVLTLKTYLGGLKAVIWSDAILGTLQTLGIFLLLAIVYQASGGWENIAISDKLTGQEDFLSLTGIDTSDLFIYLLTIGGYQFVRQDLWQRFWAAKNAQVAYTSYSVAVVFNFLVAGAAVLIGCFAYLGMNLSVANPDLTFYAVLKATLPLPMIALMIVVLLATVVSCADSFFIAGASSIANDIIRPRLNTQKAQDNQLLLRLSRHSVVIMSLLSAGLALYAPKLVSIWILGSAMLVCGVLVPAIAALLAKELNRTAGILAMWTGLGSAVGWQLIGQPFGIHPIFIGLPIALLLLPVILSPRQQKARA, encoded by the coding sequence ATGTTTTCAGCTGCAGATACTTTCGTTCTTTCCGTTGTGGTGGTGCTATGCGCCCTGGGCCTGATTGGCCTGTCCTACTATTTTTTCCGTCAAATCAAGACCTATGACGACTTCAACATGGCCGGCCGTGCTACCGGCATGTTTCCCATGATTTGCACCCTGGTGGGCACCGCCGTCGGCGGCTCCACCCTGCTCGGTTTTATGTCTAAAGGCTTTCAGCAGGGCCTGGGACAAATGTGGCTGCCCGGCGCCATTACCATTGCCGGCATTCTGCTGCTGTTCCTGGTGCGCCGTATTCGAGCCTATGGCGAGCGCTTTAAGATGGTGACCCTGGCCGACTTTATGGTGAACCGTTACGGTGATGGCGCCCGTTTGCCCACGGTGATCAGCATGGTCTGCGCCTATTCGGCCATTACCGGCATGCAGTTTGTCGCCATTGCCACCGTGCTTAACCTGCTCTTCGACCTCAAGATGGCCCATGGCATTATGCTCACCTGGCTGGTGCTGACACTGAAAACCTACCTGGGCGGTCTGAAGGCGGTGATCTGGTCTGACGCCATTCTGGGCACCCTGCAAACCCTGGGTATTTTCCTGCTGCTCGCCATTGTTTATCAGGCCTCGGGCGGCTGGGAGAACATCGCTATCAGTGACAAACTGACCGGCCAGGAAGATTTTCTCAGCCTCACCGGCATTGATACCAGCGACCTGTTTATTTACCTGCTGACCATAGGGGGTTATCAGTTTGTGCGCCAGGATCTGTGGCAACGCTTCTGGGCCGCCAAAAACGCTCAGGTGGCTTATACCAGCTACAGTGTGGCCGTGGTGTTTAACTTCCTGGTGGCCGGGGCGGCGGTACTGATTGGTTGCTTTGCCTATCTGGGCATGAACCTGAGCGTGGCCAATCCGGATCTCACCTTTTATGCGGTGCTCAAGGCCACCCTGCCGCTGCCCATGATCGCCCTGATGATAGTGGTGCTGCTGGCTACCGTGGTGTCCTGCGCCGACTCCTTTTTTATTGCCGGCGCCTCGTCCATTGCCAACGACATTATCCGTCCCCGCCTGAACACACAGAAAGCCCAGGATAACCAGCTGCTGCTGCGCCTCAGCCGTCATTCGGTGGTGATCATGTCACTGCTCTCCGCCGGTCTGGCCCTGTATGCGCCCAAGCTGGTTTCCATCTGGATTTTGGGTAGCGCCATGCTGGTCTGTGGCGTGCTGGTGCCGGCCATCGCCGCCCTGCTGGCCAAGGAGCTGAACCGCACCGCCGGCATTCTGGCCATGTGGACAGGCCTGGGCTCGGCGGTTGGCTGGCAGCTGATCGGTCAGCCCTTTGGCATTCACCCCATTTTCATCGGTCTGCCCATTGCCCTGCTGCTGCTGCCGGTGATCCTGTCTCCCCGGCAGCAAAAAGCGCGAGCATAG
- a CDS encoding DUF4113 domain-containing protein, with product MAFPARPGITWSRAFLSPAYTTRISDLPRVY from the coding sequence GTGGCTTTCCCGGCCCGTCCCGGGATCACGTGGAGCAGGGCATTCCTGTCGCCGGCCTACACCACCCGTATCAGCGATTTGCCACGCGTGTATTAA
- a CDS encoding GGDEF domain-containing protein produces MLHEHLMVSVQDTQQLSAVAFELGYLDNPTEQNQEMLKRVFLDSAAIYGRYDQIRILDLNGHERIRVNNSNAGAEAVPELRLQSKRDRYYVQQGLKLSPGQVYLSPLDLNKERGELEVPFKPTLRLVRMMKSATGEPAGLLVLNLKAAGMLNQFIELFPEGDRAMLLNADGYWMVNHEPDNEWGWMREQPELTVANWEPALWQQLQQSRSGSLHLEQNLFTFHWLDIANIYESTSVARYINDLGLVSDVQASQWAILVESDQQRWQSVAIYHRPWFKGVLAGCFALVLLVVYLIVRNREQAREKAVLQREQLDNFRDLYENAPIGYITLTQDGRITNVNRRTLEYLGYRREELIDHMHLAELMEVHSLEQAQAMLASMMEGEERYQRIRINAKNGDTLVMSCSVSSRLSDERTLELGRFSMQNVSQQVYMEQQLKELALKDPLTGVANRRWFDEQAEREMTRAHRTGSPLTLMVMDIDYFKKINDTHGHDAGDEVLKALAEHCQSIIRRADLLARFGGEEFVLLLPDTSLTQGIHKAESIRHALASFRVMGANETEIRFTVSLGVAAVSSRHADIKTLFKAADDALYQAKQAGRNRVCAAALGHEHDRLER; encoded by the coding sequence ATGTTGCACGAACACCTAATGGTGTCCGTTCAGGATACTCAGCAGCTCTCGGCGGTGGCCTTTGAACTGGGCTATCTGGATAATCCTACCGAGCAAAACCAAGAAATGCTAAAACGGGTATTTCTTGACAGTGCCGCCATTTATGGCCGCTATGATCAAATTCGTATACTGGATCTGAACGGTCACGAGCGTATTCGCGTTAATAATTCCAACGCAGGTGCCGAGGCTGTGCCTGAACTCAGGTTGCAAAGTAAACGGGATCGCTATTACGTTCAGCAGGGGCTGAAGCTCAGTCCTGGGCAGGTTTACCTGTCGCCGCTGGATCTGAATAAAGAGCGAGGCGAGCTGGAAGTGCCCTTCAAGCCCACCCTGCGGTTGGTGCGCATGATGAAAAGTGCCACAGGTGAGCCTGCCGGCCTGCTGGTGCTTAACCTCAAGGCCGCGGGTATGCTCAATCAGTTTATTGAGCTGTTCCCTGAAGGCGACCGGGCCATGCTGCTCAATGCTGATGGCTACTGGATGGTGAACCATGAGCCGGACAATGAATGGGGCTGGATGCGTGAACAGCCGGAACTTACGGTTGCCAACTGGGAGCCGGCGCTATGGCAGCAGTTACAGCAGTCCCGGTCGGGCAGTCTGCATCTGGAGCAAAACTTATTTACTTTTCATTGGCTGGATATTGCCAATATCTACGAAAGTACTTCCGTTGCGCGATACATAAACGATCTCGGCCTGGTAAGTGATGTGCAGGCATCTCAGTGGGCCATTCTGGTGGAGTCTGATCAGCAAAGGTGGCAGTCGGTGGCTATCTATCACCGCCCCTGGTTCAAGGGAGTCCTGGCTGGCTGTTTTGCGTTGGTACTTCTGGTGGTGTATCTGATCGTGCGTAATCGGGAACAGGCACGGGAAAAAGCCGTACTGCAGCGTGAACAGCTGGACAATTTCAGGGATCTCTATGAAAACGCTCCCATTGGCTATATCACCTTGACCCAGGATGGACGCATTACCAACGTCAACAGGCGCACCCTGGAATACCTGGGCTACCGGCGTGAGGAGCTGATTGACCACATGCACCTGGCCGAGCTGATGGAGGTGCATTCGCTGGAACAGGCACAAGCCATGCTGGCCAGCATGATGGAGGGGGAAGAACGTTATCAACGAATCAGGATCAACGCCAAAAACGGTGACACTCTGGTGATGTCCTGCAGCGTGTCGTCGCGCTTAAGTGACGAGCGTACCCTGGAACTGGGTCGGTTCAGCATGCAGAACGTCAGTCAGCAGGTTTATATGGAACAACAATTGAAAGAGCTGGCGTTAAAGGATCCTCTGACTGGTGTGGCCAACCGACGTTGGTTTGATGAGCAGGCCGAGCGGGAGATGACCCGAGCCCACCGGACCGGCTCGCCGCTGACGCTGATGGTGATGGATATCGACTATTTCAAAAAGATCAATGATACCCATGGTCACGATGCCGGCGATGAAGTACTCAAGGCCCTGGCGGAGCATTGTCAAAGCATCATTCGGCGAGCGGATCTGCTGGCCCGCTTTGGCGGCGAGGAATTTGTGTTGTTGTTGCCCGACACGTCACTGACACAGGGAATTCACAAGGCTGAATCCATTCGTCACGCCCTGGCCAGTTTTCGTGTCATGGGAGCAAATGAAACTGAAATCCGGTTTACCGTATCGCTGGGGGTGGCCGCAGTATCAAGCCGTCATGCCGACATCAAGACCTTGTTCAAGGCCGCCGACGACGCGCTCTATCAAGCCAAGCAAGCCGGTCGCAACCGGGTGTGTGCCGCCGCTCTCGGTCATGAGCATGACCGGTTAGAGCGCTGA
- the bcsC gene encoding cellulose synthase complex outer membrane protein BcsC gives MRIGILSSICLLMAVPAALAKPDNTAEQRVLLLEQLRTGQALYRDDMIENALRRLALLAPQDADVVLAGIELSLRRGDMEQARADLQRLTQDGDNPRLLRQAQAMVNAHEGEGRALRQQAQLLAASGQPEQAMELYRQLWGDEPPGLNLGLEHWRTLASVDGQRPQAMARLQQLDARYPGNPELRLLLARLWLAEDKPQPALALLGELAGNPTAANRAAELEYNYLVELPVSAQSEALWQRFLSRYEGSSYEAGGRRQWQQQRALLQDPAWQDGQRGIALAQQGRYHSALPRLRRALQGYPQDAALHGAHGQTLIQLERYAEAEAALGRAVRLEQDGRVIAKWQELHRYAQSLVWHDRGRQALARQEPDRARGAFEQARQLRPGDVLPLLGLADVALTQGHWAEAEQRLEQARKLAPNDARVVYALTDFYRQTSPKRALAVLESLPAGVRREYNDLENRLRLERLAQEIEQARTGGRTHDAIALLRKSIQIAPPQPWKAYELATLLWQQGDTEEATAVFPPLLRSHGDDPQVRHAHAQFLASYDNDEAALSSLRHISPDAWSDGMRELFVRLEGSLRREKATQLREQGHHERALALLTQSGTVEDHLLQAGWLMEDGKYRQALALYEQLSREHPDNTEAWLGVAESRLALQQPGAARQWLQEHSLPNDASVNQRRRYINLLVGSGQSRQAEQLMAGLLDEAPTDPLLLRDAARLQPVPNRALLLYGRGLAATGELAPDALAPLDGAALTQASRERAEDDWLQRSLKREAADLYRRQNATLQVQHDLGWRTDNNPEGVNDLSLNTTMVRAEWPWVNGRAWVQAEHIRLNTGSPAADDRFGACNAVGNCATGSLDTSGSALALGWQGEAWSWDLGHTPQGFEVSNWLGGLSYAGDWRDIGYSITLSRRPMSNSLVSYAGAVDPVTGLSWGGVTATGLTLGLSRDQGGKDGVWASLGAHQLEGERVDNNRRFSAMTGYYYRLTDTPNEQLRVGASLLYFHYQKDLSEDTLGQGGYYSPQHYLSVGLPLRYGQRSGRWSTTLEASPSWSWSRSEGNDLYPGQWSAIADSGKPLLAGAARRSDDDSNSGPGLSLAARGEYRLNERWILGGGLNWQVSEDYAPGHGFLYLRYYLQPWLGDLDFPVEPLAPYAEWR, from the coding sequence ATGCGAATAGGTATCTTGTCCAGTATCTGCCTGTTGATGGCTGTCCCGGCCGCCCTTGCTAAGCCTGACAACACCGCCGAGCAGCGTGTCTTGTTGCTGGAGCAATTGCGCACGGGGCAGGCGCTGTACCGGGATGACATGATTGAGAACGCGCTGAGGCGGCTGGCATTACTGGCACCTCAGGACGCCGACGTGGTGCTGGCTGGAATCGAGCTCAGCCTGCGGCGGGGTGATATGGAGCAGGCCAGGGCGGACTTGCAGCGACTGACTCAGGACGGCGATAACCCTCGGCTGCTGCGGCAGGCTCAGGCCATGGTCAATGCCCACGAAGGCGAAGGCCGGGCGTTGCGGCAACAGGCACAGCTGCTGGCGGCCAGTGGTCAGCCCGAGCAGGCCATGGAGCTCTATCGGCAATTGTGGGGTGACGAACCGCCCGGCCTGAACCTGGGACTTGAGCACTGGCGTACCCTGGCCAGCGTGGACGGACAGCGCCCCCAGGCGATGGCTCGGCTGCAGCAACTGGATGCGCGTTATCCTGGCAATCCCGAGTTGCGTTTGCTGTTGGCCAGGCTGTGGCTGGCGGAAGATAAGCCTCAGCCGGCACTGGCGCTGCTGGGAGAGCTGGCCGGCAACCCGACGGCGGCCAACCGGGCCGCCGAGCTGGAATACAACTACCTGGTCGAGCTGCCGGTCTCGGCGCAGAGCGAGGCTCTGTGGCAGCGTTTTCTCAGCCGCTATGAGGGCAGCAGTTACGAGGCCGGCGGACGGCGCCAGTGGCAGCAACAGCGGGCCTTGTTGCAGGATCCTGCCTGGCAGGACGGGCAGCGAGGCATTGCCCTGGCGCAACAAGGGCGCTACCACTCGGCCTTGCCCCGGTTGCGCCGGGCGCTGCAGGGCTATCCGCAAGATGCCGCCCTGCACGGTGCCCATGGCCAGACGCTGATCCAGCTGGAACGCTACGCCGAGGCTGAAGCCGCGTTGGGGCGAGCGGTACGGCTGGAGCAGGATGGCAGGGTTATCGCCAAGTGGCAGGAGCTGCACCGTTATGCGCAAAGCCTGGTGTGGCACGATCGTGGCCGGCAGGCGCTGGCCAGACAGGAGCCTGACCGGGCCCGGGGCGCCTTTGAGCAGGCACGACAGTTGCGTCCCGGCGACGTGCTGCCCTTGCTGGGTTTAGCCGATGTGGCCCTGACGCAGGGACACTGGGCCGAGGCCGAGCAACGGCTGGAACAGGCGCGTAAACTGGCGCCAAACGATGCCCGGGTAGTTTATGCCCTTACCGACTTTTATCGCCAAACGTCACCGAAGCGGGCCTTGGCCGTGCTGGAGTCTCTACCGGCCGGTGTCCGCCGGGAATACAATGATTTGGAAAACCGCCTCAGGCTGGAGCGGCTGGCGCAGGAAATTGAGCAGGCCAGGACAGGGGGGCGAACTCATGACGCCATTGCCTTGTTGCGCAAATCAATACAGATTGCCCCGCCTCAGCCATGGAAGGCTTATGAGCTGGCGACGTTGTTGTGGCAACAAGGGGATACCGAGGAAGCGACGGCGGTATTTCCCCCTTTGCTGCGTTCGCACGGAGACGATCCCCAGGTTCGCCATGCCCATGCCCAGTTTCTGGCGTCATATGACAACGATGAAGCCGCCCTTTCCAGTCTGCGACATATTTCTCCTGACGCCTGGTCTGATGGCATGCGTGAGCTTTTTGTTCGTCTTGAAGGAAGTCTGCGCCGGGAAAAGGCCACACAATTGCGTGAGCAGGGTCATCACGAACGGGCGCTGGCACTGCTGACGCAATCGGGAACGGTGGAAGATCACCTGTTGCAGGCCGGCTGGCTGATGGAAGACGGAAAATACCGGCAGGCACTGGCCCTGTATGAGCAACTGAGCCGCGAGCACCCCGATAATACCGAAGCCTGGCTAGGGGTGGCGGAAAGCCGGCTGGCGTTGCAACAGCCTGGCGCGGCTCGGCAGTGGCTGCAGGAGCATTCCCTGCCTAATGATGCCAGTGTGAACCAGCGGCGTCGCTATATCAACTTGCTGGTCGGCAGCGGTCAATCTCGGCAGGCGGAGCAGCTGATGGCAGGGTTGCTGGATGAGGCGCCGACGGACCCCTTACTGTTGCGGGATGCGGCCCGCCTGCAGCCCGTGCCAAACCGGGCCCTGTTGCTCTATGGGCGCGGGCTGGCAGCCACCGGGGAGCTGGCGCCCGATGCCCTGGCCCCCCTGGATGGGGCCGCCCTGACCCAGGCCAGCCGGGAACGAGCGGAGGATGACTGGCTGCAGCGCAGCCTGAAGCGGGAAGCGGCCGATCTTTACCGCCGGCAGAATGCTACCCTGCAAGTTCAGCATGATTTGGGCTGGCGAACCGACAATAACCCGGAAGGGGTTAATGATCTCAGTCTGAACACCACCATGGTGAGGGCCGAATGGCCCTGGGTGAACGGCCGGGCCTGGGTGCAGGCCGAGCACATCAGGCTGAATACGGGCTCGCCCGCCGCCGATGATCGTTTCGGCGCCTGTAATGCTGTGGGCAACTGTGCGACCGGCTCCCTCGATACCTCGGGCTCCGCACTGGCGCTGGGCTGGCAGGGAGAGGCGTGGAGCTGGGATCTGGGCCACACCCCCCAGGGGTTTGAGGTAAGCAACTGGCTGGGCGGGCTGAGCTACGCCGGCGACTGGCGCGATATTGGTTACAGCATAACGCTGTCACGGCGGCCCATGAGCAACTCTCTGGTGTCTTATGCCGGCGCGGTCGATCCCGTGACCGGCCTGAGCTGGGGGGGCGTGACCGCCACCGGCCTGACCCTGGGCCTGAGTCGGGATCAGGGAGGGAAGGACGGCGTCTGGGCCAGCCTGGGTGCCCACCAGCTCGAAGGGGAGCGGGTGGACAACAACCGCCGTTTCAGCGCCATGACCGGCTACTATTATCGCCTGACCGATACACCGAATGAGCAATTGCGGGTGGGCGCCTCCCTGCTGTATTTCCACTATCAGAAGGATTTGAGTGAAGACACCCTGGGCCAGGGGGGGTACTACAGTCCGCAGCACTACCTGTCGGTGGGGCTGCCATTACGCTACGGTCAGCGCAGCGGACGTTGGTCCACCACCCTGGAGGCTTCGCCGAGCTGGTCCTGGTCTCGCTCCGAGGGTAATGATCTATATCCCGGCCAGTGGTCTGCCATTGCGGACAGCGGCAAGCCCTTGCTGGCGGGTGCGGCCCGGCGCAGCGATGACGACAGCAACAGCGGTCCCGGGCTGAGCCTGGCGGCCCGGGGGGAATACCGGCTGAACGAGCGCTGGATTCTGGGCGGGGGCCTGAACTGGCAGGTGAGCGAGGACTATGCGCCCGGTCACGGGTTCCTGTATCTTCGTTATTACCTTCAGCCCTGGCTGGGAGATCTGGACTTTCCGGTTGAGCCGCTTGCCCCTTATGCGGAGTGGCGCTAA
- the bcsZ gene encoding cellulose synthase complex periplasmic endoglucanase BcsZ, giving the protein MKAVVLALLWLLMPLPAWPACDWPLWQQYKAAMMSEDGRIIDHSSAQAITTSEGQSYGLFFALVANDATAFASLLSWTQNNLAQGDLSARLPAWQWGRAREGGWQVLDDNNAADSDLWIAYSLLEAGRLWRRPDYTRLGRELLWRSAAQSLRLMPGLGLGLLPGNAGFDKAQGWTLNPSYLPLPLLARFAGESVVWQDLAASTRRLLLNSAPAGLAPDWILWSANGRPGPGELGSYDAIRVYLWLGLMAPSAPGRAELLAHYGPMLTLTRQAGVPPERVNAATGAAEGTGPAGFSAALLPMLTAVPGFEMVVARQRERLRLNPPAPDAYYDRSLLLFALGWEEQRYRFDEQGRLHVPWEDSCE; this is encoded by the coding sequence ATGAAGGCGGTCGTGCTGGCACTGCTGTGGCTGCTGATGCCCCTGCCGGCTTGGCCGGCCTGTGACTGGCCGTTGTGGCAGCAGTACAAGGCGGCCATGATGAGTGAAGACGGCCGCATTATTGATCATTCCTCTGCTCAGGCCATCACTACCTCGGAAGGGCAGAGCTACGGGCTGTTTTTCGCCCTGGTGGCCAACGACGCCACCGCCTTTGCCAGCCTGCTGAGCTGGACCCAGAACAACCTGGCCCAGGGGGATCTGAGCGCCCGGCTGCCGGCCTGGCAATGGGGGAGGGCCAGAGAAGGCGGTTGGCAAGTGCTGGATGACAACAATGCTGCCGATTCGGATTTGTGGATTGCCTATAGCCTGCTGGAAGCCGGACGACTGTGGCGACGGCCGGACTACACACGTCTGGGACGAGAGCTGCTGTGGCGTTCCGCGGCCCAGAGCCTGCGCCTGATGCCGGGGCTGGGGCTGGGGCTGTTGCCCGGTAACGCCGGCTTTGACAAGGCCCAGGGCTGGACGCTCAATCCCAGCTACCTGCCCTTGCCCTTGCTGGCGCGCTTTGCCGGCGAGTCGGTGGTGTGGCAGGACCTGGCCGCCAGCACGCGGCGCTTGCTGCTGAACTCGGCGCCGGCCGGGCTGGCGCCCGACTGGATCCTGTGGTCTGCCAACGGCCGGCCCGGTCCCGGTGAACTCGGCAGCTACGATGCCATTCGCGTGTATTTGTGGCTGGGACTGATGGCGCCGAGTGCCCCGGGACGCGCCGAGCTGCTGGCGCACTACGGCCCCATGCTGACGCTGACCCGGCAGGCCGGAGTGCCGCCGGAGCGGGTTAATGCGGCGACCGGCGCCGCCGAAGGCACCGGCCCGGCGGGTTTTTCCGCCGCCCTGCTGCCCATGCTGACGGCCGTGCCCGGGTTTGAAATGGTGGTGGCACGTCAGCGTGAGCGGCTGCGCCTCAACCCGCCGGCCCCTGATGCCTATTATGATCGCTCCCTGCTGTTGTTCGCGCTGGGCTGGGAGGAACAACGCTATCGTTTCGATGAACAAGGTCGATTACATGTGCCGTGGGAGGATTCATGCGAATAG